One Mycobacterium paraseoulense genomic window, CATCCGCAGCTTCCTGGCCTCGCCGCCGCCGAAGCGCCAGCAGATGGCCCAGCAGATCCAGGCCATGCCGTCGGCGATGAAGTACTACGACGACATCAACCAGGTCGCGGTCACCTGTAACAACTTCTGAGTCGACGCGGTTCAGTAACCGCTGAGCAGGCAGCGCACGCGGCCGAGCGTCTCCGGTCCGACGCGGCTGCGGATTCGCGACGGGTCCGCGGGCTTACGGCCCCATAGCAGCAGGACGTGGGCGGCCGGATCGGTCTCCAGCGTGGCGGCGCCTTCGGGCTCGGCGAGTTCGATCGTGGTAGTGCCGGCTTCCGCGCCGAGGACGACGTCTTCGGTACCGGGAGCCCGCACCCGCGCCCGGGCCGCCGCGTCGTCCCCGGTGATGTCCCAACCGTGCAGCACGAGTTCTTCGCGCATGTGTTCGGCGAACCAGGGCACCTTCATCGTGCGGCCCGTCCAGGCGACATCGGTGTCCCGGGGCACCTCGTCGGCCGCCGCCGCGACGCGGCCGAGGCCGGCCATCCGCTCGAGCAGCGCGTCCCACAGGTCCGCGTCGTTCAAAGCGCGCAGCGGGCCCTCGCGCTCGTCGAAACCCCGGGTGCCGATGGCTTCGCCTTCCAGGTGGGCGGCC contains:
- a CDS encoding maleylpyruvate isomerase N-terminal domain-containing protein, with translation MNRRIDSDRFPEWGPFADAVQRRRPDAGTWCDAWTVRDIVVHQAGNAEELARVLAAHLEGEAIGTRGFDEREGPLRALNDADLWDALLERMAGLGRVAAAADEVPRDTDVAWTGRTMKVPWFAEHMREELVLHGWDITGDDAAARARVRAPGTEDVVLGAEAGTTTIELAEPEGAATLETDPAAHVLLLWGRKPADPSRIRSRVGPETLGRVRCLLSGY